One genomic region from Melioribacteraceae bacterium encodes:
- a CDS encoding response regulator transcription factor, producing the protein MSELKDQVLVVEDEKDTRFILEKLLTRNNYQVAMAVNGEEALEILKTFTPKVILADWTMPVLDGIALCNILKSDERYKTIFYIILTARSSLKDRVMGLDIGADDFLVKPIENQELLARIRSGIRIYNLQSELRNIEHNKAVVEMACTIGHKINNPLSSLTLSIQGIENEISPAEFAKISEDIKIMKESTERISKFVQELIHLQNPQLVDYVDNKRMLKTE; encoded by the coding sequence ATGTCAGAATTAAAAGACCAGGTTCTGGTCGTAGAAGATGAGAAGGATACCAGATTTATTCTCGAAAAATTACTTACTAGAAATAATTATCAGGTGGCTATGGCCGTTAATGGAGAGGAAGCCCTTGAAATATTAAAAACATTTACTCCGAAAGTAATTTTAGCTGACTGGACGATGCCTGTTCTTGATGGTATTGCACTCTGCAATATTCTGAAAAGTGATGAACGTTATAAGACTATTTTTTATATAATACTTACCGCCAGGTCTTCTCTTAAAGACCGGGTTATGGGTCTTGATATCGGGGCCGACGATTTTCTGGTTAAACCGATTGAGAATCAGGAATTACTTGCACGAATCAGGTCGGGTATTAGAATCTATAATCTTCAGAGTGAATTGCGGAATATTGAGCATAATAAAGCTGTGGTTGAAATGGCTTGTACTATAGGACACAAAATAAATAATCCTCTAAGCAGCCTTACACTTTCCATCCAGGGAATTGAAAATGAAATAAGTCCTGCCGAATTTGCCAAAATTTCGGAGGATATCAAGATTATGAAAGAATCGACTGAACGGATCAGCAAATTTGTTCAGGAATTGATTCATCTTCAAAATCCTCAGCTTGTCGACTATGTCGATAATAAGAGAATGTTAAAGACTGAATAG
- a CDS encoding PAS domain-containing sensor histidine kinase — MRNWFDYTQNIANTSTEFGTYKELPNNRAVVIVNPEMDITYCNDTFSRYFFLFPNDNLNRLNPNSELFYLIKGFIEKKYLNLVSDINISLPGNEAIQIYQVVMERVLISSKEFLIISIESQEHRKSVERKINALHNALDHGKVPILITNTENQIVYVTRSFEEIFSKEIDSLFNLTITELFYEHLRFDEFEEFKSAIINNRSWKKLISIKRNGGLEYWEFTLNPFVLDESYKIFLILSASNLTEHIHQTKIIESSDKRQKLIIENISDLLLILKQSRTSLLFENANDNFCRFFKIDKHSAHLESVDKILPATLTREIINSIKESCGTDKTDSEFNYIFNEEQQYLCKITSTSGYDAESIIYIITMKDITEETRHRVQLEKNYLKEQQLNKMKSDFLANISHEIRTPFNGIIGYSEIIDDCLATGDYDTIQELIIAMKEVMGRALNLFTNLVEVSQIESGEVEIEKVELNCNQVINKIYHKRLSEAQKKNLDFKLELCQDESLIEVDWVKLEKIIDVLIDNSIKYTLNGFISVSTNVNDGRVLISISDTGIGIDKSQTERLLTPFTQEVEGYARPYEGVGLGLTVAYKLTKLLGGDFLISSEKNKGTEIKISFPQYIPSRNLSGAVL, encoded by the coding sequence ATGCGAAATTGGTTCGATTATACACAGAATATTGCTAATACTTCAACAGAGTTCGGCACTTATAAAGAATTACCCAATAACAGGGCGGTGGTTATTGTTAATCCTGAAATGGATATTACTTACTGCAACGATACATTCAGCCGCTATTTTTTCCTTTTCCCGAACGACAACCTTAACAGACTGAATCCGAATTCGGAATTGTTCTACCTGATTAAAGGATTCATTGAAAAAAAATATCTGAATCTTGTTTCGGATATAAACATTTCGCTTCCGGGTAATGAAGCAATTCAGATTTATCAGGTCGTGATGGAACGGGTTCTCATTTCATCAAAAGAATTTCTTATCATTTCTATCGAGTCCCAGGAACACCGAAAATCCGTTGAAAGAAAAATTAATGCCCTCCATAATGCTCTCGATCACGGAAAGGTACCAATCCTAATAACCAACACCGAAAATCAAATTGTTTATGTGACCCGGTCATTTGAGGAGATCTTTTCTAAGGAGATAGATTCACTTTTCAATCTTACAATAACGGAACTCTTTTATGAGCACCTGAGATTCGACGAGTTTGAGGAATTCAAATCTGCTATTATTAATAATAGAAGCTGGAAAAAGCTGATATCGATTAAACGGAACGGCGGACTTGAATACTGGGAGTTTACTTTAAATCCTTTTGTTCTGGATGAAAGCTATAAAATATTCCTGATCTTAAGCGCTTCGAATCTCACTGAGCATATTCATCAGACCAAGATAATTGAGAGTTCCGATAAAAGACAAAAACTGATTATAGAAAATATATCCGATCTTCTCCTTATTCTGAAACAGTCCAGAACCAGCCTCTTATTCGAAAACGCTAACGATAACTTCTGCAGATTTTTCAAAATCGATAAGCATTCGGCCCATTTAGAATCTGTCGATAAGATACTCCCTGCTACATTGACCAGGGAAATCATTAATTCGATAAAGGAATCCTGCGGAACTGACAAAACTGATTCCGAATTCAATTACATATTCAATGAGGAACAGCAATATCTCTGCAAAATAACTTCTACTTCAGGTTATGATGCTGAGAGTATTATCTATATAATAACGATGAAGGATATAACCGAAGAAACACGGCACCGCGTTCAGCTGGAAAAAAATTACCTGAAGGAACAGCAGCTGAATAAAATGAAGTCCGATTTCCTTGCGAATATTTCACATGAAATCCGTACTCCGTTTAACGGAATTATCGGTTATTCGGAAATTATTGACGATTGTCTTGCTACAGGCGATTATGATACCATCCAGGAATTGATTATAGCGATGAAAGAAGTGATGGGGCGCGCCTTGAATCTGTTTACCAATCTCGTTGAGGTATCCCAAATTGAATCGGGCGAAGTGGAAATTGAAAAAGTTGAGCTGAACTGTAACCAGGTTATTAATAAGATTTACCATAAGCGACTTAGTGAAGCCCAGAAAAAAAATCTCGATTTCAAGCTCGAACTCTGCCAGGACGAATCTTTAATTGAAGTCGATTGGGTAAAACTAGAAAAGATTATTGACGTACTTATCGATAATTCAATTAAATATACTCTAAACGGATTCATTTCCGTTTCCACCAATGTAAATGATGGTCGGGTTCTAATTTCAATAAGTGACACCGGAATTGGAATCGATAAATCCCAAACCGAGCGTCTTCTTACTCCTTTTACTCAGGAAGTTGAAGGTTATGCAAGGCCATACGAAGGCGTAGGGTTAGGATTAACTGTAGCTTACAAATTGACAAAGCTATTAGGCGGCGACTTCTTAATCTCCAGTGAAAAGAATAAGGGGACTGAAATAAAGATTTCATTTCCTCAATACATTCCGTCGCGCAATCTTTCGGGAGCCGTCCTCTAA
- a CDS encoding MotA/TolQ/ExbB proton channel family protein, with product MIKKYGTISGLILGVFSIFGAFFLEGGSIKALFIVSSLIIVFGGTFAAVIIGFGPDKFKDIFRLMYMAYFPRNFEPLRIVDVFIELAIKSRNEGLLSIEKDLYKFGHYFPRKMVKFVMDGTDPDSLYNLAQLEMKAMQERHYSNIFIFTKMGGYAPTMGIIGTVMGLIMTLANAGADPNSLIKNIATAFIATLWGVFSANIIWLPIGDRLKKCHLEEKNLMEISLEGVLTLQSGEIPSVMKARLLGMLPQKVQLKRLNQ from the coding sequence ATGATTAAAAAGTACGGTACAATATCGGGTTTGATCTTAGGTGTCTTTTCGATTTTCGGGGCATTTTTCCTCGAAGGCGGATCTATTAAAGCTCTCTTTATAGTTTCATCGCTCATTATTGTCTTCGGCGGAACTTTTGCAGCTGTAATAATCGGCTTTGGGCCCGATAAATTCAAAGATATTTTCAGACTGATGTATATGGCTTATTTCCCCAGGAATTTTGAGCCTCTTAGAATTGTTGATGTGTTTATTGAACTGGCAATCAAATCCCGAAACGAAGGTTTGCTTTCAATCGAGAAGGACCTCTATAAATTCGGGCATTATTTCCCGAGGAAAATGGTAAAGTTTGTAATGGACGGAACAGATCCGGATTCACTCTATAATCTTGCTCAACTCGAAATGAAAGCAATGCAGGAACGTCACTATTCAAACATTTTTATATTTACAAAAATGGGGGGCTATGCACCCACCATGGGAATTATCGGAACGGTTATGGGTTTAATAATGACACTTGCAAATGCGGGAGCCGATCCGAATTCGCTTATTAAAAACATAGCTACTGCCTTTATTGCCACATTGTGGGGAGTATTCAGTGCTAACATTATTTGGTTACCTATTGGGGACAGATTAAAAAAATGTCATTTAGAGGAAAAGAATTTAATGGAGATCTCTTTGGAGGGAGTTCTAACTCTTCAGAGCGGAGAAATTCCGTCGGTCATGAAAGCCCGATTGCTCGGAATGCTTCCGCAAAAGGTTCAGCTAAAAAGGCTAAACCAGTAG
- a CDS encoding transglycosylase SLT domain-containing protein, whose product MKEISLKVSNNEKHLSQITQAKSRFDDKQKAKIANAANEFESLLTSMMLRSMNSTTGGILGDSGYGNDMFDTIFEQQIASQISKSKNLGIAEAIYRKVTGEELSPLLNSIPSRSVERINIDKVDADTKIKPSSEALKRLNKFDIMIDEASNEFGLDKNLIKSVILTESAANHKAVSSAKAKGLMQLIDSTASDMGVKNVFDPRQNIHGGTKYLSRMLRQYSGDLKLALAAYNAGPQNVEKFNGVPPFDETKNYIEKVIGYLNHFSESEI is encoded by the coding sequence ATGAAAGAGATATCCCTAAAAGTCAGTAATAACGAAAAGCATCTTTCGCAGATTACTCAAGCGAAATCGAGGTTCGATGATAAGCAGAAAGCCAAGATTGCTAATGCCGCTAACGAATTTGAAAGTCTGCTTACTTCTATGATGCTTCGCTCGATGAATTCTACTACCGGCGGTATTCTCGGTGATTCCGGTTACGGTAATGATATGTTCGATACGATATTTGAACAGCAGATTGCATCCCAGATTTCAAAAAGTAAAAATCTCGGAATTGCCGAAGCAATCTATAGAAAAGTTACCGGCGAGGAACTATCGCCCCTTCTAAATTCCATTCCGTCCCGTTCAGTTGAAAGGATAAATATTGACAAAGTTGATGCGGACACTAAAATAAAACCGAGCAGCGAAGCTTTAAAAAGATTAAATAAGTTCGATATTATGATTGACGAGGCTTCAAATGAATTCGGGCTGGATAAAAACCTGATAAAATCGGTAATTCTCACAGAATCAGCCGCCAATCATAAAGCCGTTTCTTCGGCTAAAGCCAAAGGATTAATGCAGTTAATTGATTCCACGGCTTCGGATATGGGAGTTAAAAATGTCTTTGATCCCAGACAAAATATCCACGGCGGAACTAAATATTTATCCCGGATGCTTCGACAATATAGTGGGGATTTGAAGCTTGCTCTGGCTGCTTATAATGCTGGCCCCCAGAATGTAGAAAAATTCAATGGCGTTCCTCCATTTGATGAAACGAAGAATTATATCGAAAAAGTAATCGGTTATTTAAATCATTTCAGCGAGAGTGAAATATGA
- the fliW gene encoding flagellar assembly protein FliW → MKIKTQKFGEIEFPEDLIISFKDGPFGFEDLKKFVFIKPEESVFFWLNSIDRPEIAFPLFGLRVIDENYPQEENQEAFGIVTLNPDPLKITINMKAPVFINQFEKSAYQTILDKDSYSLYYNLFTE, encoded by the coding sequence ATGAAGATCAAAACACAAAAATTCGGTGAAATTGAATTCCCTGAAGATCTGATAATCAGTTTTAAGGATGGCCCTTTCGGATTTGAGGATTTGAAGAAATTCGTTTTTATTAAACCGGAAGAGAGCGTTTTCTTCTGGCTTAATTCAATCGACCGGCCGGAAATTGCATTCCCGTTGTTCGGTCTTAGGGTGATTGATGAAAACTATCCCCAGGAGGAGAATCAGGAGGCATTCGGAATTGTTACTCTCAACCCCGATCCTCTTAAGATTACTATCAATATGAAAGCCCCGGTTTTTATCAACCAGTTTGAAAAGAGTGCCTATCAGACAATTCTCGATAAGGATAGCTACTCCCTTTACTATAACTTATTTACAGAGTAG
- the flgN gene encoding flagellar export chaperone FlgN, with product MTVRDLISSIENQQKNFDLLLNTLVLKKEAIVADNYNLLEDAIRTEQKVLIVIDEEEKRRKGLIEEFAKENSVSLKSFTFDELLGAAHSLFEKEKKYLDKVRAELKEKALRIAHVNSQLSVLIEVSRNIIKERMISLLGNGKRKLVNKRV from the coding sequence ATGACAGTCCGAGATTTGATATCATCCATTGAAAATCAGCAGAAGAATTTCGACCTTCTTCTTAATACTCTGGTTCTTAAAAAAGAAGCCATTGTTGCGGATAATTATAATCTCCTCGAAGATGCAATTAGAACAGAACAGAAAGTGCTCATTGTTATTGATGAAGAAGAAAAACGGAGAAAGGGATTAATTGAGGAATTTGCAAAAGAAAATTCGGTTAGCTTAAAAAGTTTTACATTCGACGAATTGCTTGGTGCAGCACATTCCCTGTTCGAAAAAGAGAAAAAGTATCTAGATAAAGTACGGGCTGAGTTGAAGGAAAAAGCTCTGCGAATTGCTCACGTCAATTCACAGCTTTCCGTATTGATTGAAGTCTCCCGGAATATAATTAAGGAACGGATGATATCCCTTTTGGGAAATGGAAAACGAAAATTAGTCAATAAGAGAGTTTAA
- the motA gene encoding flagellar motor stator protein MotA: MFAIVGLVVVIVSVVVGFTMAGGNLVLLIQISEFVTIGGAAIGSLLISSPAALIKKITSQIGQIFKSHKNSKEDYIELLKAINTLFLTAQREGLLTIEKHIEKPEESDILSKSKLLIHDEMKKNFFCDTMKVMLAGSMPPHDLEGLMETEIETFQIENKPVSETIGKVGDALPGLGIVAAVLGIIVTMGSINQGAEAVGKHVAAALVGTFLGVLLSYGFVNPIASNLHHIIEEKVQDLQIIKTFILGFAKGNPPLVAAEMARRVIFSDERPTFQELETALRGKK; the protein is encoded by the coding sequence ATGTTTGCTATTGTAGGCCTTGTTGTAGTTATTGTCTCGGTTGTCGTTGGATTTACGATGGCAGGCGGAAATCTGGTCCTTCTGATTCAGATCTCAGAATTTGTAACTATTGGCGGTGCGGCAATAGGAAGTCTGCTTATCTCTTCACCGGCAGCCCTTATTAAAAAAATTACATCGCAGATCGGCCAGATCTTTAAAAGTCACAAAAATTCAAAGGAAGATTACATAGAACTTTTAAAAGCAATCAATACTCTTTTCTTAACTGCGCAAAGGGAAGGACTTTTAACAATTGAAAAACATATTGAAAAACCCGAAGAGAGCGATATACTCTCAAAAAGCAAATTACTAATACATGATGAGATGAAGAAGAATTTTTTCTGCGATACGATGAAGGTTATGCTGGCCGGCTCAATGCCGCCGCATGACCTGGAAGGTCTTATGGAAACAGAAATTGAAACCTTTCAGATAGAAAACAAACCCGTTTCGGAAACCATCGGCAAAGTCGGCGATGCTCTCCCCGGGCTTGGTATTGTTGCAGCGGTTCTGGGAATCATAGTAACAATGGGTTCAATAAATCAGGGTGCTGAAGCTGTAGGTAAACATGTTGCGGCAGCTCTTGTGGGCACTTTTCTAGGAGTACTTCTGAGTTACGGGTTTGTGAATCCAATTGCAAGCAATCTTCACCATATCATAGAAGAAAAAGTTCAGGATCTGCAAATAATAAAGACTTTCATTCTTGGATTTGCAAAAGGAAATCCCCCGCTTGTTGCCGCTGAAATGGCGCGCCGTGTAATATTCTCCGATGAAAGGCCAACTTTCCAGGAACTCGAGACTGCTTTAAGAGGAAAAAAATAG
- the flgK gene encoding flagellar hook-associated protein FlgK — MGIGRLLDISVRSMAAYQRAIDVTSQNISNAGNPEYSRQKTVFSTEETQAGIGLGVKIQDVVRIKNDLLDSQVRKYQSSLSDAEKRSELLQQLESIIAEPSDSGLSAYIGEFFNSWSELAVNPNSTQLRSQVIQKAQRFSERFTEIFEGFANVQSVLQREAVVKTNEMNGYLKEIAELNHKIYESEARGIKASELKDKRDLLIDNLSKLTNVSVQMNQFGAAIVTVGGVQGADQNVHNEFEVAFVNNKMRIVAKNDKNAVALLNGGELYSITDLYSNKIPDYKQGLENLASTFINRVNQYHMQGYTLTQNGVSSTGIPFFGNLDVNGNVENAFVNGVIKINQNIIDNPKNIAVSDQAGNDGNGSVANLIASLSDLKLSELGDQSILENYSGILNSFGTDKVVSDNKVESSGLVLQQLMNQKSSYSGVSIDEEMTNVIKYQRSYEAAAKLIKVVNEMMETIIQLV; from the coding sequence ATGGGTATCGGCAGGTTGCTCGACATATCAGTCCGCTCTATGGCCGCTTATCAGCGTGCCATTGATGTTACTTCTCAGAATATTTCGAATGCAGGGAATCCTGAATATTCGAGACAAAAGACAGTCTTTTCAACTGAGGAGACACAGGCCGGGATCGGACTTGGAGTTAAAATTCAGGATGTTGTAAGAATAAAGAACGACCTGCTCGACAGTCAGGTCAGAAAATACCAATCCTCGCTTTCAGATGCCGAAAAGAGATCCGAACTGTTGCAACAGCTCGAATCAATTATTGCCGAACCATCAGACTCCGGATTGAGTGCCTATATCGGGGAGTTCTTCAATTCCTGGTCTGAACTTGCCGTTAATCCAAATTCTACTCAGCTTAGATCACAGGTGATCCAGAAAGCCCAGAGGTTCAGCGAAAGGTTCACCGAAATCTTTGAAGGATTCGCGAATGTTCAATCGGTACTCCAAAGAGAAGCGGTTGTTAAAACCAATGAGATGAATGGATATCTGAAAGAAATTGCCGAACTGAATCATAAAATTTATGAGTCCGAAGCACGCGGTATTAAAGCAAGTGAATTAAAGGACAAAAGAGATCTCCTTATTGATAATCTGAGCAAACTGACTAATGTGTCAGTTCAGATGAATCAGTTCGGAGCTGCTATTGTTACTGTTGGAGGTGTTCAGGGTGCCGATCAGAATGTTCATAATGAGTTTGAAGTTGCATTCGTAAATAATAAGATGAGAATAGTTGCAAAGAATGATAAGAATGCTGTTGCACTTTTAAATGGCGGCGAACTCTATTCCATAACCGACCTTTATTCCAATAAAATACCCGATTACAAACAGGGTCTGGAAAATCTTGCTTCAACCTTCATCAATCGGGTTAATCAGTATCACATGCAGGGATATACATTAACTCAGAACGGTGTTTCTTCTACGGGAATTCCGTTCTTCGGAAACCTGGATGTAAACGGTAATGTGGAAAACGCATTCGTCAATGGGGTAATTAAAATCAATCAGAATATAATCGATAACCCTAAAAACATTGCAGTATCTGATCAGGCCGGAAACGATGGTAACGGTTCGGTTGCAAATCTGATTGCATCATTAAGCGATCTCAAATTATCGGAGCTTGGCGATCAATCTATACTTGAAAACTATTCCGGTATTCTAAACAGTTTCGGAACTGACAAAGTTGTTAGTGATAACAAGGTGGAATCGAGCGGTCTTGTTCTTCAGCAGCTGATGAATCAGAAATCGTCCTATTCGGGAGTTTCCATCGACGAGGAAATGACGAATGTTATTAAATATCAGAGATCGTATGAAGCCGCAGCAAAACTGATCAAAGTAGTAAATGAAATGATGGAAACAATTATCCAATTGGTGTAA
- a CDS encoding response regulator has protein sequence MSDLYTDKITILVIDDSDIIRNSLRNFLSEYDLEVITCNDGLEGIQKAIEFRPKLIFLDLMMPNLDGLRMLKVIKILEGVKSIPVIVISGHTDKNNVIAAMQSGAAKVISKPLSKEVLIKGINEVLGKDFLHNAKRARYLTDIEKEEIANQLKKYFFNSLPQKKGTIKEALIYHNVDLLITIMHELKGSSGMIGYPKISDMCREIELKLSLIDIDWREIESKCELLINEFDVLEILNSK, from the coding sequence ATGTCGGATCTTTATACTGATAAAATTACGATTCTTGTAATTGACGATTCGGATATAATCAGAAATTCATTGAGAAATTTCCTGAGCGAATACGACCTGGAGGTAATTACCTGCAACGATGGCCTTGAAGGAATTCAGAAAGCAATTGAGTTCAGACCAAAACTTATCTTCCTCGATCTTATGATGCCGAATCTGGACGGTCTGAGAATGTTAAAAGTGATTAAAATTCTTGAGGGAGTAAAGAGTATTCCGGTAATAGTAATAAGCGGGCATACGGATAAAAATAATGTTATTGCCGCTATGCAGTCCGGCGCCGCAAAAGTAATCTCTAAACCGCTCAGTAAAGAAGTCCTTATTAAGGGTATTAATGAAGTACTGGGAAAAGACTTTTTGCATAATGCTAAAAGAGCACGGTATTTAACCGATATTGAAAAAGAGGAGATTGCAAATCAGTTGAAAAAATATTTCTTCAATTCTCTTCCTCAGAAAAAAGGAACGATTAAAGAAGCCCTTATCTACCATAATGTTGATCTTCTGATTACTATTATGCACGAATTAAAAGGCTCGAGCGGAATGATCGGTTATCCGAAAATCTCGGATATGTGCCGGGAGATTGAATTGAAACTCTCCTTAATAGATATCGACTGGAGAGAGATCGAAAGTAAATGCGAATTATTAATCAATGAATTTGATGTGCTTGAAATTCTTAATTCGAAATAG
- a CDS encoding response regulator: MNSEKNILIVEDDSMLQEFYKVLFKRLGYKCSISENGDEIIDNIVNRKVDLLIVDLNLKNTFLNSKAIDGVSLARYIKQNFYTLRIPILVITAYSASYFADDLLKEGFADDYMLKPIVNFDLLIQKVDNLLCQN, encoded by the coding sequence ATGAATTCCGAAAAGAATATATTGATTGTGGAAGATGATTCTATGCTTCAGGAGTTCTATAAAGTACTCTTTAAACGGCTCGGTTATAAATGCAGCATCTCGGAAAACGGTGATGAAATTATCGATAATATTGTTAACCGAAAGGTTGACCTGCTGATTGTGGATTTAAATCTTAAGAATACTTTTTTAAACTCAAAAGCAATTGATGGAGTCTCTCTCGCGAGGTATATTAAACAAAATTTTTATACATTAAGAATACCAATACTGGTTATAACAGCATATTCTGCAAGTTATTTTGCGGATGACCTGTTAAAAGAAGGATTTGCGGACGATTATATGCTAAAACCGATCGTCAATTTCGATTTATTAATTCAAAAAGTGGATAATCTATTATGTCAGAATTAA
- the csrA gene encoding carbon storage regulator CsrA produces MLILTRKIEEEVKIGSDITIKILSISDNQIKIGIDAPNNVQIFRGEVYNKVKQNTLDASKSVSSSIVDLSKYKIKKVE; encoded by the coding sequence ATGTTAATACTGACAAGAAAAATTGAAGAAGAAGTTAAAATCGGTAGCGACATAACTATAAAAATTCTGTCGATTTCCGATAATCAAATAAAGATAGGCATCGATGCGCCGAATAATGTGCAGATTTTCCGGGGTGAAGTCTATAATAAGGTTAAACAGAATACTCTGGATGCTTCTAAATCGGTTTCTAGTTCTATTGTCGATCTGTCGAAATACAAAATCAAAAAGGTTGAGTAA
- a CDS encoding flagellar motor protein MotB, whose amino-acid sequence MANENLNSGNNSSSPEIQFDQAPIIKKIKKVHGGHHGGAWKVAYADFVTAMMALFIVLWVLGQNDEVKEAVAGYFKDPVGFSTKGQNLLEGKSSQLIDLNIEEEIRKQEVEKAELEKMGDKLKEEITSDTELMNISDQVRIEIVKEGLRIELVDSERDVFFEVGTSELKFDAKKLIQKLGLEISKLSNKIIVEGHTDSRQYKNDGSGYSNFELSTDRANSAKRALVSGGVSEKQIDEVRGFADTRLRDIEDPFSFMNRRISITVKYTTK is encoded by the coding sequence TTGGCTAATGAAAATTTAAATAGCGGGAATAATTCGTCATCTCCTGAAATTCAATTTGATCAGGCGCCGATTATTAAAAAAATTAAAAAAGTACATGGCGGGCACCACGGAGGTGCCTGGAAGGTAGCATATGCGGATTTTGTTACGGCGATGATGGCGCTCTTTATAGTGCTCTGGGTACTCGGTCAGAATGATGAAGTAAAAGAGGCGGTCGCGGGTTATTTCAAAGACCCTGTCGGATTCTCAACCAAAGGTCAAAACCTGCTTGAAGGAAAAAGTTCTCAGCTTATCGATCTTAACATAGAAGAAGAGATCAGGAAGCAGGAAGTGGAGAAAGCTGAACTTGAAAAAATGGGGGATAAGCTGAAAGAGGAAATTACCAGCGATACCGAGTTGATGAATATTTCCGACCAGGTCAGGATTGAAATTGTTAAGGAAGGTCTTAGAATTGAACTGGTTGATTCCGAAAGGGATGTGTTCTTTGAAGTGGGTACTTCAGAACTTAAATTCGATGCGAAGAAATTAATTCAGAAACTTGGTCTGGAAATTTCCAAACTTTCCAACAAAATTATTGTTGAAGGGCATACAGACTCCCGCCAGTATAAGAACGACGGAAGCGGATATTCAAATTTCGAGTTGAGTACTGATAGGGCTAATTCCGCCAAACGGGCTTTGGTTTCCGGCGGCGTTTCAGAAAAACAAATTGATGAAGTACGAGGATTTGCAGATACACGACTCCGGGATATTGAAGATCCTTTCAGCTTTATGAATAGAAGAATCAGTATAACAGTAAAGTACACTACTAAATGA
- a CDS encoding OmpA family protein: protein MARNASAKGSAKKAKPVETEDSTFHEDGDKDRYLITYADLITLLLGLFIILYTMSNIDVNKYKGVVSAMGSIFGSESGVTSLKNSSPVIPKPSDKLAEDLYRLVEQYNYGNSIRLEQNERGVTIHILDDILFAPGRAVLNENSKTVLSRIAEVIKSLPNDIRIEGHTDNVPINTLQYPSNWHLSVDRALSTGYYLIQEEGIMADKVSVVGYAEYRPIASNDDAQSRASNRRVDIVILKK from the coding sequence ATTGCTCGGAATGCTTCCGCAAAAGGTTCAGCTAAAAAGGCTAAACCAGTAGAGACTGAAGATTCAACCTTCCATGAAGACGGGGATAAGGACCGTTATCTTATTACTTATGCGGATCTTATAACGCTCCTACTCGGTCTTTTTATAATTCTCTATACCATGTCGAATATCGATGTGAATAAATATAAAGGTGTCGTTTCGGCAATGGGAAGTATTTTCGGAAGCGAATCGGGTGTAACCTCTCTTAAGAATTCATCCCCTGTCATTCCTAAACCGAGCGATAAACTTGCTGAGGATCTTTACAGACTTGTAGAACAGTATAATTATGGTAACTCAATCCGACTGGAGCAGAATGAAAGGGGAGTCACAATTCATATACTGGACGATATTCTCTTTGCGCCGGGGAGAGCTGTTCTTAATGAAAATTCGAAAACCGTTTTGAGCAGAATTGCCGAGGTAATTAAATCTTTGCCTAACGATATCAGGATTGAAGGGCATACAGATAATGTTCCTATAAATACTTTACAGTATCCTTCCAACTGGCATCTTTCTGTCGATAGAGCCCTAAGTACCGGATATTATCTTATTCAGGAGGAAGGAATCATGGCCGATAAAGTTTCTGTTGTCGGTTATGCCGAATACAGACCGATTGCGTCGAATGATGACGCGCAATCAAGAGCATCAAATAGAAGAGTAGACATTGTAATACTAAAGAAGTGA